The following are encoded together in the Zingiber officinale cultivar Zhangliang chromosome 8A, Zo_v1.1, whole genome shotgun sequence genome:
- the LOC122010772 gene encoding agamous-like MADS-box protein AGL61 — protein MTTIQYDHASPAIEKKKVTGGNTTTESEDRDESYPEGGGAAGEAARQVCFSKRRAGVFKKASELSVLCGAEIAVLASGKPFSYGHPSVESILERFFGGSADAAPATPPRHPLSGVLVQTLGRQEKELRERLEEGRRRKAALEEALRGPQWGPVGDLLGADVEELGPPELDLLQSALEWVRAEAVSRARQLAVEALPAPTGEASGEGFAFSSAPPGGF, from the exons ATGACCACAATACAATATGACC ATGCTTCGCCggcgattgaaaaaaaaaaagtgacgGGTGGGAATACGACCACAGAGTCAGAGGATCGAGATGAAAGCTATCCAGAAGGAGGCGGCGCGGCAGGTGAGGCGGCGCGGCAGGTGTGCTTCTCCAAGCGGCGTGCCGGCGTGTTCAAGAAGGCCAGCGAGCTCTCTGTTCTCTGCGGCGCCGAGATCGCTGTCCTCGCCAGCGGCAAGCCCTTCTCCTACGGCCACCCCTCCGTCGAGTCAATCTTGGAACGGTTTTTCGGTGGCAGTGCCGACGCCGCGCCTGCTACCCCGCCGCGGCACCCTCTCTCCGGCGTGCTGGTTCAGACGCTCGGCCGCCAGGAGAAGGAGCTGAGGGAGCGGCTCGAGgaagggaggaggaggaaggcGGCGCTCGAGGAGGCGCTGCGGGGGCCGCAGTGGGGCCCGGTGGGCGACCTGTTGGGCGCTGATGTGGAGGAGCTCGGGCCGCCGGAGCTCGACCTGCTGCAGAGCGCGCTGGAGTGGGTGCGAGCGGAGGCGGTGAGCAGGGCGAGGCAACTGGCCGTAGAGGCTTTACCGGCGCCGACCGGGGAGGCGAGCGGCGAGGGCTTTGCCTTCTCTTCTGCCCCTCCTGGTGGATTTTAG
- the LOC122010771 gene encoding agamous-like MADS-box protein AGL29, whose translation MTVDWKAALEKMIFIDGDSKRRAGVFKKASELSVLCGNEIAVLAFSPNDKPFSYSHPSIESILELFFGGSADAAPTTPPRHPLSAVLVQALARQEKELRERLEAGRRRKAALEEALWGPQ comes from the exons ATGACAGTTGATTGGAAAGCGGCGCTTGAAAAAatg attttCATAGATGGGGACTCCAAGCGACGTGCCGGTGTGTTCAAGAAGGCCAGCGAGCTCTCTGTTCTCTGCGGCAACGAGATCGCTGTCCTCGCCTTCTCGCCCAACGACAAGCCCTTCTCCTATAGCCACCCCTCCATCGAGTCCATCTTGGAACTGTTTTTCGGCGGTAGTGCCGACGCTGCACCTACTACCCCGCCAAGGCACCCTCTCTCCGCCGTGCTGGTTCAGGCGCTCGCCCGTCAGGAGAAGGAGCTGAGGGAGCGGCTCGAGGCAGGGAGGAGGAGGAAGGCGGCGCTCGAGGAGGCGCTGTGGGGGCCGCAGTGA